A genomic region of Rhodothermales bacterium contains the following coding sequences:
- a CDS encoding SRPBCC domain-containing protein — protein MPVLNVSHDLETLRLTIVAEFAASKERLWAMYSDPRQLERVWGPPSHPATFVDHELKVGSRSTYFMTGPEGERYHGFWEITGVDEPHGFSFDDGFADADFNANPDMPMARTDFRFESVAGGTRATFVSTYASREALETVLKMGVVEGATAAINQIDGLLAE, from the coding sequence ATGCCCGTCCTCAACGTTTCGCACGACCTGGAGACACTTCGCCTGACCATTGTTGCCGAGTTCGCTGCGTCCAAGGAGCGACTTTGGGCCATGTACAGTGACCCTCGGCAACTGGAACGCGTGTGGGGACCTCCCTCGCATCCGGCCACCTTCGTCGACCACGAACTGAAGGTGGGCTCCCGTTCTACCTACTTCATGACCGGTCCCGAAGGAGAGAGGTACCATGGCTTCTGGGAGATTACCGGTGTCGACGAGCCCCACGGATTCTCGTTCGATGACGGATTTGCGGATGCCGACTTCAACGCGAATCCCGATATGCCCATGGCGCGAACTGACTTTCGGTTCGAGAGCGTAGCGGGCGGAACCCGCGCCACCTTTGTGAGCACTTATGCCAGCCGGGAGGCACTCGAGACTGTGCTCAAAATGGGGGTCGTGGAAGGGGCTACCGCAGCGATCAATCAGATTGACGGCCTGCTTGCGGAGTAG
- a CDS encoding alpha/beta fold hydrolase: protein MTRFPTALLATLLLVHPSSAQHHDQQIPRFEPDSTSFPVSVPSAFRALTGYLVVYEDRADPDGPTIRLPVAVLRARSGASAEGPVLYLAGGPGSSALNAAAYPGAYPWTSERDFVVIGQRGTDFAQPALTCREFGAARAGGQFSDLAAASRASQRAAAARCKAEFTVKGIDPADYTTAASVEDIEDLRRVLGIDQWTLYAVSYGTRLALALVREYPESVRAAVLDSILPPQARYDDESADNLQQAFDLIFRDCFAAPACDSAFPELRSRFYAALEHAEGQPIPVTIRGQNGPRGISLRGADLATLVSTGSRSAIAEAPFLFDAIARRDTSVIRARVAGSIGPSSFAWGMRLSVWCSEFLPFSERNREASPGDALFGLESAVVVPSVCDAWGVPERPQREVMAVASDVPTLLIAGEYDAATPPKWALQASETLSNSRVVVVRGAGHTPTQDWGGDGCAMRVAAKFVSIGDHSAGDAEAEACLRDRSAPEFILDRE, encoded by the coding sequence GCAGCACCACGACCAACAAATCCCACGTTTTGAGCCAGACTCGACCAGTTTTCCTGTTTCGGTTCCGTCCGCGTTCCGTGCGCTGACCGGATACCTTGTCGTTTACGAGGACCGTGCGGATCCTGACGGTCCCACGATTCGCCTGCCGGTTGCCGTGCTTCGCGCCAGAAGTGGTGCCAGCGCCGAGGGCCCGGTCCTGTACCTGGCCGGCGGACCTGGCAGTAGTGCGCTCAATGCGGCCGCATATCCAGGAGCCTACCCCTGGACATCCGAACGGGACTTCGTTGTTATCGGCCAGCGCGGGACGGACTTTGCCCAACCGGCGCTGACCTGTCGCGAATTTGGTGCCGCGCGGGCAGGTGGTCAGTTTTCGGACCTCGCCGCTGCGAGCAGAGCCTCGCAGCGCGCGGCGGCAGCCCGCTGCAAGGCGGAGTTCACCGTGAAGGGTATCGACCCTGCCGATTACACGACTGCGGCGAGCGTCGAAGACATCGAAGACCTGCGAAGGGTGCTCGGCATCGATCAATGGACACTCTACGCGGTCTCCTACGGTACCCGGCTGGCGCTGGCGCTCGTCCGGGAATACCCGGAATCAGTCCGGGCGGCGGTCCTGGATTCGATCCTCCCGCCACAAGCGCGCTATGACGACGAGAGCGCAGACAACCTCCAGCAGGCATTCGACCTGATCTTTCGAGACTGCTTCGCTGCCCCTGCTTGCGATTCGGCCTTTCCCGAACTGCGATCGCGATTCTACGCCGCGCTCGAGCACGCCGAAGGCCAGCCGATCCCGGTGACGATCAGGGGACAGAATGGGCCCCGTGGGATTTCGCTGCGAGGTGCGGATCTAGCGACTCTCGTATCAACGGGTTCCCGATCGGCCATCGCCGAAGCCCCCTTCCTCTTCGACGCCATCGCCAGGCGGGATACGAGTGTCATCCGAGCGCGAGTGGCCGGATCTATCGGTCCTTCCAGCTTTGCGTGGGGAATGCGCCTTTCTGTTTGGTGCAGCGAGTTCCTGCCATTCTCCGAGCGGAACCGCGAGGCCTCACCGGGCGACGCGCTGTTTGGCCTTGAGTCGGCCGTCGTAGTCCCATCCGTCTGTGACGCATGGGGCGTGCCTGAACGCCCACAACGGGAAGTGATGGCGGTCGCCAGCGACGTGCCCACGCTGCTCATTGCCGGGGAGTATGATGCAGCCACACCTCCAAAGTGGGCCTTGCAGGCATCGGAGACTCTTTCGAACAGCAGGGTTGTCGTCGTCCGCGGCGCGGGGCACACGCCCACGCAGGACTGGGGTGGAGATGGTTGTGCGATGCGCGTCGCGGCGAAATTCGTCTCAATCGGCGATCATTCGGCCGGCGATGCAGAGGCGGAAGCGTGCCTCAGGGACCGATCGGCGCCCGAGTTTATACTCGACCGTGAGTGA
- a CDS encoding NAD(P)-dependent alcohol dehydrogenase, whose translation MKAIIYRQYGPPEVLHLAEVAAPEPRPDEILVRVCATEVTKSDCELRSFRFPVKWFWLPLRFALGVRRPRRPILGGYFSGVVEAVGEKVTRFDPGDAVYGSAQLRMGAYGEFLCVPDSYTVTAKPRNMRHFEAAAVPLGGLNALHFMRRAEIQPGETVLINGAGGSIGTFAVQIARAMGASVTVVDAAHKEAMLRRLGAEHFVDYSTHDFAASGRRYDVILNMVATRSFSSCMATLKPGGRYLTANPKLSDMLRASLWPSREGKKAGFAFARETLDELNALTEMIEQGSLTAVVDQCLPLEEAVQAHRRVESEARLGSIVLELAALDTTPQAGRQSD comes from the coding sequence GTGAAAGCGATCATCTACAGGCAGTATGGTCCACCGGAGGTCTTGCACCTGGCAGAGGTCGCCGCACCCGAGCCGAGGCCAGACGAGATCCTGGTCCGGGTCTGCGCGACCGAAGTCACCAAGTCCGACTGCGAGCTCCGAAGTTTTCGCTTCCCGGTCAAGTGGTTCTGGCTGCCGCTCCGATTCGCGCTGGGAGTGCGCCGCCCGCGCCGCCCCATCCTGGGCGGCTATTTCTCGGGCGTCGTGGAGGCGGTAGGAGAGAAGGTGACTCGATTCGATCCGGGCGATGCGGTCTACGGCTCTGCGCAGCTTCGCATGGGCGCGTACGGCGAGTTTCTGTGCGTGCCTGACAGCTACACGGTCACTGCGAAACCACGTAACATGCGCCACTTCGAGGCCGCCGCAGTGCCATTGGGGGGACTCAACGCGTTGCACTTCATGCGCAGGGCGGAGATTCAGCCGGGAGAAACGGTGCTCATCAACGGCGCCGGCGGCAGCATCGGCACGTTCGCAGTACAAATTGCAAGGGCGATGGGCGCTTCAGTGACTGTCGTGGATGCTGCCCACAAAGAGGCGATGTTGCGGAGGCTGGGCGCGGAGCACTTTGTCGACTACAGCACGCACGATTTCGCTGCGTCCGGCAGGCGCTACGACGTCATCCTCAACATGGTCGCCACGCGCTCCTTTTCCTCATGCATGGCCACGCTGAAACCGGGAGGGCGTTACCTGACTGCCAATCCAAAACTGTCGGACATGCTCCGGGCGAGCCTCTGGCCGAGCCGTGAGGGGAAAAAGGCCGGCTTTGCCTTTGCACGGGAGACCCTGGACGAATTGAACGCACTGACAGAGATGATCGAGCAAGGCAGCCTGACCGCCGTGGTCGATCAGTGCTTGCCCCTCGAAGAGGCCGTGCAGGCGCACCGTCGGGTGGAATCCGAAGCGCGTCTGGGATCGATCGTGCTCGAACTGGCAGCCCTCGACACTACTCCGCAAGCAGGCCGTCAATCTGATTGA
- a CDS encoding prolipoprotein diacylglyceryl transferase, translated as MIPFINIPPLSLGPLAIQPFGVLVAAAVALAVWMARRLSGQMGLDRAVLDRLMTWVLVGGLVGAHLVAVLLYFPQSIRRDPLILLRFWEHLSSFGGMIGGLTAMAVFMRYVSRDLSRGDALKYLHLIAFVFPFSLAIGRAGCAVVHDHPGSLSDFPLAVSLESEAGQAYAVSTFSKAELASVPIPEQAFHDLGLYELIFLALIVCPVFVILRQRFGADFPFALAFVALYMPVRFGLDFLRVADVTYLGLTPGQWLAGSALLLLPLAARRLSP; from the coding sequence GTGATCCCATTCATCAACATCCCGCCACTCTCCCTCGGACCGCTGGCCATTCAGCCGTTCGGCGTGCTCGTCGCCGCCGCGGTCGCGCTTGCAGTATGGATGGCGCGTCGCCTGTCCGGGCAGATGGGTCTGGACCGAGCGGTCCTGGACCGCCTCATGACCTGGGTCCTTGTCGGCGGGCTCGTCGGCGCGCACCTAGTGGCCGTCCTGCTCTACTTCCCGCAATCCATCCGGCGAGACCCGCTGATCCTCCTGCGATTTTGGGAACACCTGAGCTCATTTGGCGGGATGATCGGGGGGCTCACGGCCATGGCCGTGTTCATGCGATACGTCTCCCGCGACCTTAGCCGCGGCGACGCACTGAAATACCTCCACCTCATCGCCTTCGTGTTCCCGTTCTCACTCGCAATCGGCCGCGCAGGCTGCGCCGTCGTTCATGACCACCCGGGATCGCTGAGCGACTTTCCGCTGGCGGTATCCCTGGAAAGTGAGGCCGGGCAAGCGTACGCCGTTTCGACGTTTTCCAAGGCCGAACTGGCGTCCGTCCCGATTCCCGAACAGGCTTTTCATGACCTTGGGCTCTACGAACTGATCTTCCTGGCGCTCATCGTCTGCCCGGTGTTTGTCATCCTCCGACAGCGGTTTGGGGCAGACTTCCCGTTCGCGCTGGCGTTTGTCGCGTTGTACATGCCCGTCAGGTTCGGTCTCGATTTCCTCCGGGTGGCCGATGTCACTTACCTCGGACTGACACCCGGCCAATGGCTGGCCGGGTCGGCTCTCCTCCTTCTCCCACTAGCTGCCCGTCGCCTGAGCCCATGA
- a CDS encoding winged helix-turn-helix transcriptional regulator gives MLTTIEDRRDRVFHALADRTRRDILRRSLTEEHSITELAGAYDMSFAAVQKHVSVLHGAGLLKKRRAGRRAMTSGDVEGIRSAAVLLRELEDLWRGRIARMEQLLEADAVDQNSLSPHPLKSLK, from the coding sequence ATGCTCACCACGATCGAAGACCGAAGAGACCGCGTGTTTCACGCCCTGGCTGACCGAACCCGTCGGGATATCCTGCGCCGGTCGCTGACGGAGGAGCACTCCATCACGGAACTCGCAGGTGCCTACGACATGAGCTTCGCAGCCGTTCAGAAGCACGTGAGCGTGCTTCACGGGGCCGGTCTGCTGAAAAAGCGTCGCGCCGGGCGCAGGGCGATGACCTCCGGAGACGTGGAAGGCATTCGCTCTGCCGCGGTGCTCCTGCGCGAACTGGAAGACCTCTGGCGCGGCCGCATCGCCCGAATGGAACAGCTTCTGGAGGCTGACGCCGTCGACCAGAACAGCCTCTCTCCTCATCCCCTGAAATCCCTCAAGTAG
- a CDS encoding VOC family protein, which yields MPEFPTPDVELTQLLVVSDVNRSRDFYRDVLGADVYREYGGTPCVLRFQGVWLLLVTGGGPTVDKPGVTFEPPRDADSVSHQLTMRVPDCRKAYEVLKGRGAEFLTPPNDRGGEIRCFFRDPDGHLLEISEVS from the coding sequence ATGCCTGAATTCCCAACTCCCGACGTTGAGCTCACGCAGCTCCTCGTGGTCAGCGACGTAAACCGCTCCCGAGACTTCTATCGCGATGTTTTGGGCGCGGATGTCTACCGGGAGTACGGAGGGACCCCCTGCGTGCTCCGGTTCCAGGGTGTCTGGCTGCTTTTGGTCACTGGGGGAGGACCGACAGTGGACAAACCAGGTGTGACGTTCGAGCCGCCCCGGGATGCGGATTCTGTGAGCCATCAGCTCACCATGCGCGTGCCCGATTGCCGGAAGGCCTACGAGGTGCTGAAGGGTCGCGGCGCCGAGTTCCTGACGCCCCCGAATGACCGGGGTGGCGAGATCCGTTGCTTCTTTCGTGATCCGGACGGGCACCTCCTGGAGATCAGCGAGGTCTCGTAG
- a CDS encoding DUF2384 domain-containing protein, with protein sequence MGKVKAKPGSSTAGTSGAAASKGTYAYLAWDLPTAARKVSEGLPTGSLEAVRSVLDLTKREFADVIHVSVRTLARRKSEEKLPPDESERVYRVGRLLEYAASVLGGEDAARSWMKESNYALGGVTPLEYVRTEPGAELVERLLGQIAHGVPS encoded by the coding sequence ATGGGTAAGGTGAAGGCAAAGCCTGGATCCTCGACGGCCGGCACGAGCGGGGCAGCGGCTTCAAAGGGCACGTACGCGTATCTCGCCTGGGATCTGCCGACGGCGGCGCGCAAGGTCTCCGAGGGATTGCCAACCGGATCTCTGGAGGCGGTTCGATCCGTCCTGGACTTGACGAAAAGGGAATTTGCCGACGTCATCCACGTGTCCGTCCGGACCCTGGCACGAAGGAAGAGTGAGGAGAAATTGCCCCCGGACGAGTCGGAGCGGGTCTATCGCGTTGGCCGACTCCTCGAATATGCGGCCTCCGTGCTGGGTGGCGAGGATGCTGCCAGGTCCTGGATGAAGGAGTCCAACTACGCCCTTGGGGGAGTGACTCCACTTGAGTATGTCCGCACAGAACCGGGAGCGGAACTGGTGGAGCGGCTGCTGGGCCAAATAGCCCACGGAGTCCCCTCCTAG
- a CDS encoding RES family NAD+ phosphorylase encodes MRIWRITAKAYATTAFSGLGAQRTGGRFNSVGRKVVYASGSLSLAMLEMLVQAGDRSRLLNHVVLWAALEEDDITRLAPSDLPSDWKALPYRSATQQVGDKWLDSLKSLALAVPSVIVPVEWNYLINPDHPDFSKLTPSPPAPAAFDPRLLV; translated from the coding sequence GTGCGAATCTGGAGAATCACGGCCAAAGCCTACGCGACAACTGCCTTTTCCGGTCTGGGGGCGCAGCGCACGGGCGGACGCTTCAATAGCGTCGGAAGGAAGGTGGTATATGCATCCGGTTCGCTGTCGTTGGCAATGCTGGAAATGCTCGTGCAAGCTGGAGACCGTTCGCGATTGCTCAATCACGTTGTTCTCTGGGCAGCTCTGGAAGAAGACGACATCACGCGCCTGGCCCCATCAGATCTCCCCAGCGATTGGAAGGCGCTGCCGTACCGGTCCGCGACACAACAGGTAGGAGACAAGTGGCTCGACAGCCTGAAATCTCTCGCACTCGCCGTGCCGAGTGTTATCGTCCCTGTTGAGTGGAACTACCTCATTAATCCTGATCATCCGGATTTCAGCAAGTTGACCCCCAGTCCGCCTGCGCCAGCGGCGTTCGACCCACGCCTGTTGGTTTAG
- a CDS encoding T9SS type A sorting domain-containing protein, with translation MARIHQLVFLSILACSSSARAQPCAPIQPQSLVEQPWTQLLGFGTAVDHEGSRAVIGGPGRSGAWMEGAAWVMEEELGTWRERAFLQPSERAMQFGYAVALYEDYLAVGAPAFFPQGQTGKVFLYHFNGTEWIERAVLTSPAEEPGDSFGYSVAVSESALVVGAPGASGRSGNAYLFPLPIQELEGGILGVLSLRDHITQSLEEFGHSVTASGRFAAASGTRFGPVAIFERGVSWHLVRTLQSPEGWQSLYFGRSIALHESQLVVGNYKGGAGGVAHVFSRHDSGVWQEVAVLESPDPEHTDRFAWTVDVAEGRIGVAPRTGQISVFRGEGSTWDPAPRLVEPCDGGFRRDLSVGQHSVLVGSVAANAIFALDERGTSTLADPAAVTRDFGVEAFPNPSTGGLTLIARSPSAVGSTVEILDVLGRRVGRVTLSGRQTRVETQDYARGLYLLVVTGRDGAQLTTWVKR, from the coding sequence ATGGCGCGCATTCATCAGCTGGTTTTCCTCTCGATTCTGGCGTGCAGCAGTTCCGCCAGAGCGCAGCCATGTGCACCCATTCAGCCGCAGTCCCTGGTCGAACAACCGTGGACGCAGCTCTTGGGGTTCGGCACCGCGGTGGATCACGAGGGATCGCGGGCGGTGATCGGTGGACCCGGGAGATCCGGGGCCTGGATGGAGGGAGCCGCCTGGGTCATGGAAGAGGAACTGGGCACATGGCGAGAGCGGGCGTTTCTGCAGCCATCCGAGCGGGCCATGCAGTTCGGGTATGCAGTTGCGCTTTACGAAGACTATCTGGCCGTCGGGGCTCCCGCATTCTTCCCGCAGGGTCAGACAGGCAAGGTGTTCCTGTACCACTTCAACGGCACTGAGTGGATCGAGCGCGCTGTACTCACTTCACCAGCCGAAGAACCGGGCGACAGTTTTGGATACTCTGTCGCGGTTTCCGAGTCCGCGCTGGTCGTCGGTGCACCTGGGGCGTCCGGCCGTTCGGGAAATGCGTACCTGTTTCCTCTCCCAATTCAGGAACTGGAGGGGGGCATTCTCGGGGTCCTTTCGCTACGAGACCACATCACCCAATCCCTTGAAGAGTTCGGACACTCGGTGACGGCGTCCGGAAGGTTTGCCGCAGCAAGCGGGACCCGCTTCGGTCCGGTGGCCATATTCGAACGGGGCGTAAGCTGGCATTTGGTCCGGACATTGCAGTCCCCGGAAGGCTGGCAGAGTCTCTACTTCGGACGGTCCATCGCTCTGCACGAGAGTCAGCTTGTAGTAGGCAACTACAAAGGCGGCGCGGGCGGCGTTGCTCACGTCTTTTCGCGACACGACTCAGGAGTCTGGCAGGAGGTCGCCGTACTTGAGTCGCCCGATCCCGAGCACACAGACCGGTTTGCATGGACGGTCGATGTGGCCGAGGGGCGGATCGGCGTGGCCCCAAGAACGGGGCAAATCAGCGTCTTTCGGGGAGAAGGGTCCACATGGGACCCCGCACCTCGGCTGGTCGAGCCGTGCGACGGGGGTTTCAGGCGAGATCTCTCTGTGGGGCAACATTCCGTGCTTGTCGGCTCGGTGGCTGCGAACGCGATCTTCGCACTGGACGAACGTGGAACGTCGACCCTCGCCGACCCGGCGGCCGTCACTCGTGACTTCGGCGTCGAGGCCTTTCCAAATCCCTCAACGGGCGGGCTGACGCTGATCGCCCGCTCTCCGTCCGCTGTCGGCAGTACCGTGGAGATTCTGGACGTGCTGGGTCGTCGAGTGGGGCGCGTGACGCTGAGTGGGAGGCAGACTCGGGTCGAAACGCAGGACTACGCCCGCGGACTGTACCTCCTGGTCGTGACCGGCCGTGACGGCGCCCAACTGACAACCTGGGTCAAGCGCTAG
- a CDS encoding serine hydrolase, with product MIRTSFSVCLAAFCLGCGRPAPETPGSPDGFTGLFADDYGIEYSVTPDLWLQRPSTRYHVVEWNPEGKYLLAQNGADNPSEAGLWTRIDWVALEDSEFEWAFCYAVYDAGSLEEARAAPDSQRETPRIGCNGFPFSRMKRIPTEGANAPEGWAISHPAAEGLDPDLLSQAVAFIEEDEHDDFRSLVVARNGKLVAEHYFHGHGPDSLQDMRSAGKSVTSALVGIAIAEGLIQGVDAPVLPLFPSYAPVLHDRAGKQAITMAHLLTMTSGLHADADDPSSPGYEDHMWESEDWVRFVLDLPMSHEPGSAWMYSSASSFLAGAAVEEASGQSLATYAEERLFGPLGIDRYRWLQTPNGRTVGQGNLSLRARDMAKLGQVYLDGGLWNGQRVLPEAWVRASVEPLYPVPWENYDGYGYSWYTHTLTIGDKPFPYFLASGNGGNKIYAFPEQRLVVVTQSAAYNTRYGHSRSLEVLRRVLAAVE from the coding sequence GTGATCAGAACATCATTCTCAGTCTGCCTGGCCGCTTTCTGTCTCGGCTGCGGCCGACCTGCCCCGGAGACCCCGGGATCGCCGGACGGGTTCACTGGTCTCTTTGCTGACGACTACGGCATCGAATACAGCGTCACACCTGATCTTTGGCTGCAACGCCCCTCGACGCGCTACCACGTTGTCGAATGGAACCCAGAGGGGAAGTACCTGCTCGCGCAGAATGGCGCCGACAACCCGTCGGAGGCGGGCTTGTGGACCCGGATCGATTGGGTGGCACTGGAAGATTCCGAATTCGAGTGGGCGTTCTGCTACGCGGTCTACGACGCCGGTTCGCTGGAGGAGGCGCGGGCAGCGCCGGATTCACAGAGAGAGACGCCGCGCATCGGATGCAATGGATTTCCCTTCAGCAGGATGAAACGAATCCCCACCGAGGGCGCGAACGCGCCGGAGGGCTGGGCGATTTCACACCCCGCGGCTGAAGGCCTGGATCCGGACCTTCTGTCACAAGCGGTCGCCTTCATCGAAGAGGACGAACACGATGACTTCCGCAGCCTGGTCGTCGCACGGAACGGCAAACTGGTGGCCGAGCATTACTTCCATGGCCACGGCCCCGACTCCCTGCAGGACATGCGGTCGGCAGGGAAGAGCGTCACGTCCGCGTTGGTCGGAATCGCAATCGCTGAAGGCCTGATCCAGGGCGTCGACGCACCGGTCTTGCCACTCTTTCCGTCCTATGCGCCGGTGCTGCACGACCGAGCAGGCAAGCAAGCCATCACCATGGCACACCTCCTTACCATGACATCCGGTCTCCACGCGGACGCTGACGACCCGTCCTCACCGGGGTACGAGGATCACATGTGGGAGTCGGAGGATTGGGTGCGATTCGTGCTTGACCTGCCCATGTCGCATGAACCCGGAAGCGCCTGGATGTACTCGTCGGCCAGCTCGTTCCTGGCGGGAGCGGCCGTCGAAGAGGCGTCGGGACAGTCACTTGCGACGTATGCGGAGGAGCGGCTGTTCGGGCCGCTCGGCATTGATCGCTACCGATGGTTGCAAACCCCCAACGGGCGCACGGTCGGTCAGGGCAACCTGTCACTCCGCGCACGGGACATGGCCAAGCTGGGCCAGGTATACCTGGACGGAGGCCTCTGGAACGGCCAGCGAGTGCTTCCGGAGGCTTGGGTTCGGGCCTCCGTCGAACCCCTGTATCCGGTTCCATGGGAGAACTATGACGGATACGGGTACTCCTGGTACACACATACACTTACGATTGGCGACAAGCCGTTCCCCTACTTCCTCGCGTCCGGCAACGGGGGAAACAAGATTTACGCGTTTCCGGAACAGCGGCTGGTTGTCGTCACCCAGAGCGCGGCCTACAACACCCGCTATGGGCACAGTCGCTCGCTCGAGGTGCTCAGGCGGGTGCTCGCAGCCGTGGAGTAG